One Alligator mississippiensis isolate rAllMis1 chromosome 1, rAllMis1, whole genome shotgun sequence genomic window carries:
- the LOC106740491 gene encoding zinc finger protein 92 has product MLKNYQALLSLGYEGPTPALICSIQQGQVELSVCDDETRGKISRSEDLPPPGPEVMGLTEYSECAKSFPRSSNLTRHQLIHTGERPHQCSECGKRFNLSSYLTKHQLIHTGEKPHQCLECGKSFRQLSDLARHQLIHTQEKPHRCPECGKSFTQFSNLTQHRLTHTVEKPHQCSECGKRFSVSSYLTMHQRIHTGERPHQCLECGKSFARSSNLTQHRLIHMVEKPHRCLECGKSFNLSSDMTKHQLVHMQEKPHQCSECGKSFTRLSNLTQHRLIHTGEKPHQCLECGKSFTRSSNLTKHQRIHPREKPHQCSQCGKSFTQFRHLAWHQLSHRRKSTCVLTVCKDLPALLKTGPAPVHPLPGAFIILPAVQGLGTSTCLGPTSVCIQANMPVDCHNSSTFVRPV; this is encoded by the exons atgctgaagaattaccaagccctcctttccctgg gatatgAAGGTCCCACACCTGCCCtaatctgcagcatccagcaaggaCAAGTGGAGCTCTCGGTCTGTGATGATGAGACCCGTGGGAAAATCTCCAGATCAGAGGACCTGCCTCCAC CAGGGCCAGAGGTGATGGGACTAACAGAGTACTCGGAGTGTGCAAAGAGCTTTCCCCGATCCTCCAACCTGACTcgacaccagctcatccacaccggggagaggccacatcagtgctcagagtgtgggaagaggttcaaCCTGTCCTCATACCTGACCaaacaccagctcatccacacaggggagaagccacatcagtgcttggagtgtggaaagagcttcagacagctctctgacctggcccggcaccagcttatTCACACACAAGAGAAGCCGCATCGCTgcccagagtgtgggaagagcttcacccagttcTCTAACCTGACCCAACACCGGCTCACCCACACGgtggagaagccacatcagtgctcagagtgtgggaagaggttcagCGTGTCCTCCTACCTGACcatgcaccagcgcatccacacaggggagaggccacatcaatgcttggagtgtgggaagagcttcgcccGATCCTCCAACCTGACCCAACACCGCCTCATCCACATGgtggagaagccacatcggtgtttggagtgtgggaagagcttcaaccTGTCCTCTGATATGACCAAACACCAGCTGGTCCACATgcaggagaagccacatcagtgctcggagtgtgggaagagcttcacccgactCTCCAACCTGACCCAACACCGGCTCATCCatactggggagaagccacatcaatgcttggagtgtgggaagagcttcacccgatcctCCAACTTGACCAAACACCAGCGCATCCACccaagggagaagccacatcagtgctcgcagtgtggaaagagcttcacacAATTCCGCCACCTGGCCTGGCATCAGCTCAGCCACAGGCGAAAATCCACATGTGTGCTCACAGTGTGCAAAGATCTTCCTGCACTGCTCAAaactggcccagcaccagtgcaTCCACTTCCAGGAGCATTCATAAtactgccagcagtgcagggtttggggaCTTCTACCTGCTTAGGACCCACCAGTGTCTGCATCCAGGCAAATATGCCTGTGGACTGCCACAATAGTTCAACTTTCGTTCGGCCCGTCTAG
- the LOC109283514 gene encoding zinc finger protein 664-like, which yields MEPPGPGPGLGPPPPPRPAHHPPPPPPPPPPRSGAGTLSSAEQKPAGAEPVKLELQRTGPGGQAPGLELREVFEAVAVYFTREEWELLDNEDKVLYWDQMLKAYQDLISLGYRGPTPALICSIQQGQVELWVCDDEDHWKISRSEDLVPGGAWFLSRDEEQPPAEGPADLEPSWTCPGSLGEMDSLRLEKEQWHKSQHQHIHLRSETHQCTGFGKNLCWQDQSQQQCAQRGTQPQHGTKCGKSLRQPSNLAKHWCMHARKKPHQCSECEKSFAHYSSLARHQIIHTGKKPHQCLECGKSFNRSCNLTQHRLVHTGEKPHQCSECGKSFARASHLSQHKVTHTKEKAHQCSECGKSFTQFSTVARHQLIHTGEKPHQCSECGKSFNRSSNLAQHQLIHTGTKPYQCLKCGKRFTQASSLAQHQLIHTGEKPHGCSECGKRFTQASSLAQHRRTHRREKPHRCSECGRSFTQSASLARHQLIHIEKKTH from the exons ATGGAgcccccggggccggggccggggctggggccccCGCCGCCTCCACGCCCCGCGCACCacccgccgccgcctccgcctccgcctccgccgCGCTCAG gtgctgggaccctgagcagcGCTGAGCAGAAacctgctggagcagagcctgtgaagctggagctgcagaggactggcccaggggggcaggcgCCGGGCCTGGAG ctccgggaggtgtttgaggccgtggcagtgtatttcacgcgggaggagtgggagctgctggacaatgaagacaaggtgctttactgggaccagatgctgaaggcTTACCAAGACCTCATTTCCTTGG gatatcgaggtccTACACCTGCCTtaatctgcagcatccagcaaggacaggtggagctctgggtctgtgatgatgaggaccaTTGGAAAATCTCCAGATCGGAGGACCTCGTGCCAG GAGGTGCCTGGTTCCTGAGCAGAGAtgaggagcagcctcctgcggaagggcctgcagacctggagccaTCTTGGACTTGcccagggagtttgggtgagatggactccctgagacTTGAGAAGGAGCAATGGCACAAGAGTCAG caccagcacatccaccTGAGGAGCGAGACACACCAGTGTACTGGGTTCGGGAAGAACTTGTGCTGGCAAGACCAGTCCCAGCAGCAGTGTGCGCAGAGGGGGacgcagccacagcatggcaccaagtgtgggaagagcttaaGGCAGCCCTCCAACCTGGCCAAGCACTGGTGCATGCATGCAAGGAAGAAGCCACACCAGTGTTCAGAGTGTGAGAAGAGCTTTGCCCACTATTCCAGCTTGGCCCGGCATCAGATCATccacacagggaagaagccacatcagtgcttggagtgtgggaagagcttcaaccgGTCCTGCAACCTCACCCAACACCGGCTcgtccacacgggggagaagccacatcagtgctcggagtgtgggaagagtttcgcCCGAGCCTCCCACTTGTCCCAACACAAGGTCACACACACTAAAGAGAAggcacatcagtgctcagagtgtgggaagagcttcacccagttcTCCACTgtggcccggcaccagctcatccacacaggggagaaaccacatcagtgctcggagtgtgggaagagcttcaaccgGTCCTCCAATCTGGCCCaacaccagcttatccacacgggaacgaagccatatcagtgcttgaaatgtgggaagagattcactcAGGCCTCCAGTCTGGCCCAGCATcagcttatccacacaggggagaagccacatgggtgctccgagtgtgggaagagattcactcAGGCCTCCAGTCTTGCCCAGCATCGGCGTACCCACAggagggagaagccacatcggtgctctgagtgtgggaggAGCTTCACCCAATCCGccagcctggcccggcaccagctcatccacataGAGAAGAAAACACATTAG